The Acidobacteriota bacterium region ATACAACCTGATCGCTCATAGTATCCGTAAGAGTAACGCGTAAGAGTTACGCGTAAGAGTAACGCCTTCAGGCGTGATTCGCGCCGTAAGAGTAACGCCTTCAGGCGTGATCCGCGGCGCTACGAACCCGTATTCCCGCGTGAGGGCGACCGGCGCTTATCGTTGAGCGCGAGAAACTTCGATCATCGCGTCCGTCACGCGTAAACGCGTTACTCTTGCGGGGCGCGTCACTCTTGCGGGAATCACGCGTAAACGCGTTACTCTTGCGGGGTTACCCTTCCAATTCGCGTCTCGCTTCGCTGATCGTTTTCGGCCGGACGCGGTACGATGCCGGAAGGCCAACGAGCAGATTGTATTTCGCGATGTACCAAAGCGCCGCGACGCCGTCGCGAACCCCGATCTTCTTGCCTTCCTCGTATGTCCGCCCGTAATAGCTGATCGGAACCTCGTAAACCGCGCATTTCAGCTTGGCGATCTTCGCCGTGACCTCGATCTCGAAACCGAAACCGCTCGAAGTGATCACCATATTGCGGATGATCTCTCCGCGGAACGCTTTGTAGCACGTCTCGACATCCGACATATTATGGTTCGTCAGCAGATTCGAGAGAAACGTCAGGCCTTTGTTAGCGAGGTAGTGATAGAAATAGATGACGCGCGCGGCGCGTTTGACCATAAACCGCGAACCGTAAACGACGTCGGCGTGGCCGTCGATGATCGGCCCGATAACATCCGCGATCTCGGCCGGATCGTATTCGAGATCGGCGTCCTGAATGATGACGATTTCGCCGGTCGAAAGTTCGAATCCCTTCTTCAATGCCTCGGTCTTGCCGCCGTTGCGTTCCTGCCGGACATATCGCACCCGCGAATCGCCTTCCGCCAGTTTGCCCGCGATCTCCGGCGTCCGGTCGCGCGAACAGTCGTCGACGATGATAAGTTCGTGCAGATGCGGAAGTTCGAGCACCTTCCCGACGATCTCGGCGAGCGTCGCCTCCTCGTTGTACGCGGGCATTATCACCGACAGCATTCTTTCGTTCGAATCTCGCTTCATAGCAAAGTGAAGATTGTAGTCTATCGGCGTGATTTTTGAAATGGAGCGCGGGCATCCCTGCCCGCACGACGCGCGAGCGTCGAAGGCGTCGTGCGGGCAGGGATGCCCGCGCTCCGACGCTAATCGATAAACTCCCGGAACCAAAGTTCGAGCATCAGCAGGGTCCAGACCTGATAGGTATGATCGCGCGCCGCGGAGGTGTGTTCGTCGACGTATCGGGTCACTTCCGACGGCTTGAACAATCCGCGTTTCAGCGAACTGTCGGACAGAAGCACGTCGCGCACGTAGTCCTTCATCTCGCCGCGGCTTTTCGCGCTAATCGAACCTATCGATCTCGATTTATCCCCAACGCTTGAAATCGAGCTTCCCAACGCTGATTCCCATAGATCGTGAAGCGTGGGAAGCACTCGCCCGTCCTTCTTGAATAGTCTTCATCAACAAGCAACGGGAATCGAATGCCGTTCATCTTTAGGATATCGAGTTGAGATTCTCGGTAGCTCCCGTTTGGAAAAGCATAGATATCCACCGCCGAGCCGAGTTGTTCCTCGAAGAAACCAATACACTGAGCGAGATCGGCCGAAAAGAACTCGTCCGACTCGAATGCCATTGATTCGTGGGAATACGAGTGCACTCCGATCTCGTGATCTCCGGCGACCTCGCGAATCTCTTTGATATCCATCATTCTGGTCATTCGAATTTCATGCTGCGATATCGTTGATTCGATCGCTTCGAATATTTGTTCCCGTTCGCTCCGCGGACGATTCTTCAAATAAGAACTGATCGCAAGGCCGAAATTAACCCTGTCGCTTGTTGAATCGCCGGCGAGTTTTTTCTCAAAACCGGGAATTTCGAGTGAGTTGATCACCCGCCGGTCGGTTGAGTTGAGAAAATCATAGAGCCGAACATTCCAGATCGGGATTCCGCTTTCCGCACATGCCGGGATGATGTTCATGTTGGCCTTGAGGCGATGCTTCTCAAGCAATGGAATGGCGTACTCTATGAAATTATGATATCCGTCATCGAAAGAGAGAATCGCCAGCGGTCGATTGGTCACCACAGATTCAAGATCCCTGAATCCAACGATCTCGAAGTTCTCGGTCAGAAACCCCAGAAGATCGTCAAAAATCATCGGATGAAGTGGCGCCCAGAAGGGATTAAAATGCGGTGAAACCTGATGGAGGTTTAGAATGGTGACCAGACCTTCACGTCTGATCGCTTCGATTAGCCGCCTGTCACGTCGCAACAACCTCTGGGTGAGAAAATATCCGGCTTTTAACGCTCGCTTCATATATCGGCAGATACCAATTTCAGATGCCCAGAATCGTCCTTTAGGCGATTCGAATCACGGAAATACCGGCTGAAGTTATTCTCAAAATTCCGCAGAGCACGTCGCGCCTCGAACCCGTTCCAGTCAACGCTGAAGAAAACACTGCCGTCGGCAATCGAATTTTGTGGGATTCCGTCCACAGGGCCATTTTCGGCGAAACGGCTTAAAACGCGAAGGTAAAGCACGTGAGCGTGGTCCATAACCTTCAAATGCAATTCCTCCAATGACTCCCGTCCGGTGAGCGGTGTTTGTTCCGTCGCTAGGATCCGGCCCGTATCAATTCCCGGATCGATCCACATCACCGTATTGCCGATCAAATGAAACCAATTCCTGGCAAGACACCAGTTCGTGCAATTAGGTCCTCCCTTAACATAAGGTGAGATTCCGGTATGAAGGTTGAGAATACGGTTCGGGAACTCGTCAATCAGTCGTTTCCCGACAAGATTCGTTCCTGAAACGATAACAAAGTCGGGCGACTCCCGTTTGAGAATCTCAAGCGTCAGCGGATCGTTTATGTTGTCGACTTTCGCTATCGGCGCGCTCGGATATTCCGGATACTGTCTTTCATAGTGGCCGAGCATTTCGAACCAAGAGTTCACGAATACCGATCCGCCCAACCGTGTACTAAGGCGGGCCGCAAAAAGGTGTATTCTCTTAACGAACGGAGGTCGACGCCGAGGAGTATTACGGGACAGCACTATCGAAGCAACATCCGCAAGAGATGCGATCTTGTTGCAGAGTGCTTTTTGATTCGGCTGATCGCCGGTCAGAATAACGACTTTCATTGATCGATAAACCGCTCAAACCAAAGTTCGAGCATCAGAAGCGTCCAGATCTTCCAGGAGTTATCCTTAATGTCGGATTTTTGCTCGTCGATCAGTCTTTCGACGACGTTTGGATCAAAAAGTCCACGCTGACCGGCCTTCTCCGACAAAAGTACTTCTCGTGTGTAATCGTTCAATTCATTGCCAAGCCAGTATTTGATCGGGATCGCGAAGCCCATTTTCTGGCGATAAATCACGTCGCGCGGCACAAGGCGAGCTGCCACCTTCTTTAGAAGCGTCTTCGTCTCAGTTCCCCGTTGTTTCAACCGTTCCGGCAATGAGGCCGCGAACTCGATCAGCTTGTGGTCGAGGAACGGCGAACGCGCCTCGAGCGAATTCGCCATCGACGCGATATCGACCTTGACCAGCAGATCGTTCGGCAAGTAGTTCATCAGATCGGTCAAGAGAACGGTATCTACGATTCCGGTCCCCTTCGGCTCGTCCAAATACTTGGCGAAGAACCTATGCGGAATCGACCCGATCGTTTTGCTTCTCAAGTCGTTTGAGTAGAGCTCTTCTTTGCCGGCAGCGTCAAATGTACTGAGCCACAGTACATAACGATCCGACGGCGACATCGACGCGGCACGAAGAAACCGTTGGAATCGAACGAACTTGCTCCGGAAATTGGTCGAGCTCGGAATCGACGTCAGTGAAGGTTCGATTAGCTTTCGCCTAAGAAACTCCGGCAGCCGCCGATAGTATTCGGCGAATCGCATTGCCACGTGTCGCTCGTAGCCCACAAAACTCTCGTCACCTCCATCGCCGTTCAACGCGACGGTGACGAAGTTCCTCGTCTCCTTAGAAACGTAATAAGTTGGAATTGCTGACGGATCCGCATACGGCTCGCCGTAGTGTTCCACAAGTGTCGGAAGGATCTCAAGCGCGTTCGGACGGACGATGAACTCGTTGTATTCGGCGCCGACGTGCTCGGCGACGCGTTTCGCGTATTTCAGTTCCGAAAAATCCTGTTCCTCGAACCCGATCGAAAAAGTCTTAACCGGTCGGTCCGAAAGCTGCGCCATCAGCGCGACGACGGCCGACGAATCGACTCCGCCCGAAAGAAATGCTCCCAGAGGGACTTCGGAGATCATCCGCAGACGGGTGGCTTCTTTCAGGATGCGGGTCGTTTCTTCGATCGCTTCCGTCTCGTCGATCTTTATTTTTCGGGAAAAATCCGGCAGCCAGTAACGTTTCGTTTCGACCTTGCCGTCCTTCCAGCGAAGCCAGTGGCCCGGTTCGAGCTTGCGGATCGCGGCGAACGCCGTTTGCGGCGCCGGCACGCAGAGATATGTCAGATAGCTGTCGATCGCCTCGTAATCGACGTCGCGCGGGACGTCCGGGTGTTCCAAAAGCGCCCGAAATTCCGATCCGAAAACAAGATCGCCGTTCGGCCGGTGCGCGTAAAGCAGAGGTTTTTTGCCGACGCGGTCGCGCGCAATGAACAATGAGCGGTCGGTTTCGTCCCAGATGGCGAACGCGAACATCCCGCGCAAATATGAGATGCAGTCCGCGCCGTAGCGGTCGTAGAGGTGAACAATGGCTTCGGTGTCGGAGTTTGTGTAAAACTTGTCGCCGAGTTTTTCGAGGTCGGCGCGGAGTTCCTGAAAGTTGTAGATCTCGCCGTTGAAAACGATGACCTTCGAACGGTCGGTGTTGAACATCGGCTGATGCCCGCCGGCGAGATCGATGATCGCGAGGCGCCGCATCGCGAGCGCGACGTTTTCGTTGACGTAGAAACCGTCGTCGTCCGGCCCGCGATGGACGATCGCCGTGTTCATCCGCTCGACCGCCGAGCGGTCCGCGGCGCGGCCGTTATTGTTTACGAATCCGACAATTCCGCACATCGCTTAGCCTTCAACGCCCCGTTTGATTAAATGCGCTTCCTGTTTCTGCCGCGCGGCCAGCCGCGCCGCCCGATGATTCTCGCGCTTCTCCTGCATCAGCGTCCAACCGACGGCGATGAACATAAACAAAAACACCTGGATCTGCGTCCGCTGCCGGTACGCCGTCCCGACATTCCCCTGAAAGATGGAATAAGCGATTGTCAGCATCAGCGTAAAGATCAGGATCGGGATCGCCTCGCGGAGCTTATGCCTGATGGTGTAGGCGAGACCGGTAAAGATCAGCGGGATCATCGCCCACCAGACGAACATTTCGGGCATCGTGATCGCCTGCCGCAAACTCGTCGCCTGCCACGGAAACGGCGCCAGCATCAGGAAGAGAAGCCCGATCGGAAGCGCGACGACCGCACCTTCAGCGGTTGAGACATCCAGGTCTTCGCCGAATCCCGAATCACCGCGTTTTGCCATATCCGAACGGCTCGCCTGAAGCCTTTCAAAGTCGCCGAATTTTTCAAAATTATCGGTTGCCGTTCGCAAAACGCCCAAATATGTCAACGCGACTCCCATTATGACCAGCAGAATCAGGCCACGAGCCATCGACTTCGCCGATCCGCTCTGTCCGATGATAAAGCTCCCGGCGACCGAGACCGCGACCATATAGAAGATATAAAAACGCAGCGAGAGGATGCCGAAAAGGGAGAAGATCAAAACCGCGACGGCGACATAACTGAAATTCTTCTGGAGCCTGATGACCATCGTCATCGCCAGAACCAGAAGAAAGATGATCAGCCCGTCCTTCAGCAGTTGCCCAGACCAAATGATGAAAGCCGGGAGAAACGCGACCAGCAGGGCGGCAAGCTTGCCGACGCGCCGGTTATGGAAGATCTTCATCGAGCAGATATAGACCAGCGGCGATGTCGCGGCGCCGATAACCGCGCAAAAGGACTGCGCCGCAAGAGGGTTTGGCCCGGTCACGAGATAGATCAGCGCGACGAGGTAGTTCATTCCCCAACCTGGCGTTCCGGTGCTCATTGCGCGTATTGACAAGTAATCATCGGAATTTGCAAGACCAAACCAAACATCAACAATCTGTTTTCCGTGTCCATCATAAGTTACCGCGTCAGCGCCAAAAAACTCTAGGAGGCCCGAAACATAGATAAACAAACCAAATGCAAGTCTGAGCGCGAGTGCGGAAAGGAACAATTTAGACAAGAACCGCGTGTCGTCGGTTAGTCGACCAATAGCCAGAAGAGCTGGAAGAGCGATGATTGCCGTGAAAAGAGCCGCAACCGCACCTTCAAAACCAGCTGTGACGACAAACGTCAAAGCAATCAAAAAACAAAGAATTGCCCAGGCTTTGCTCATCTCAAACCGATCAATCTCGTCGAATTACTAAACAATTTTCCAATATCAAGGCATCAAAACTCGCATTCCGAAACGTATTGATCGCGTTTTCAGGCGTACAGACTATCGGTTCCTGGATATTGAATGACGTATTGAGAAGAAGCGGGATTCCGGTGATCTTCCGAAATTCATCGATAAGAGTCCAATAGCGCGGATTAACTGCCTTGTTTACCATTTGTGGCCGCGCAGTTCCGTCAACGTGAACAACGGCCGGAATCTTCTTCTTCCATTCTTCTGCAACCTGTATGACCGTAATCATAAAAGGGTCGTGGTGCTCGACACCAAAAATTTCCCGCCCGTATTCTTCGAGCATCGACGGTGCCAACGGCCGAAACCACTCGCGAAGCTTGACCTTATGATTGAGAATCTCGCGCATGTCAGCGCGGCGCGGATCCGCAACGAACGATCGCGCGCCCAGCGCCCGCGGCCCCCACTCCATCCGGCCGTTGAACCAGCCGATGATCGCGCCCTCCGAGATCATTTTTGCGACGCGCGGCAACAGCACCTCGTCGGGCAATGTCTCATATTCCAACCCCGCGGCATCGAGCGCGGACTGACATTGTTCGTGGCTGAATCCGGGTCCCCAATATGCGCTGTTCATGACATAACTTCGCGGATTGCCCAGCTTTTGATGCCAAACAAAATAGGCCGCACCGAGACTGCATCCGGCATCGCCGGCCGCCGGATGCACATAAAAATTCCTGAAAGGCGTTTCGTGGAAAATGCGGCCGTTCATAACCGAGTTAAAGGCGACCCCACCCGCCATACATAGATTCTCCTCGCCCGTCATTTCTTTGATGTCTTTGACCAGAGCGATTGCCGTGTCCTCGAGCACTTTTTGCGCCGAACATGCGATATCCCAATGGTGTTCCGTCAGTTCCTCGCCTTTCTTCCGGCCGGGACCGATCTCGTTCGTGATCGCATCGGGGAATTGATAGTGTTTCGCGAGATGATGGTCGAGAACCGTGATATCGAATTCGAATCCGCCGCCTGCATTCTTTTTCAGAACGCGTTCGCGGAGAAAATCGTAGTATTTCGGCTTACCGTATGCCGCGAGCCCCATCACCTTCCACTCGTCGCCTGCGAACATGTCGAAGCCGATGTAATTGGTGACGGCGGAGTAAAACTGCCCAAGGCTGTGCGGCAGTTTGATGCGTTTCAGAACCTTGATCTTGTTGCCCTTACCTTGGCAGAACAAGGTCGTCGTGTCCTCGCCGGTTCCGTCCCAGGTAAGGATCGCGGCCGAATCGAACGGGGAAACAAAGAAGGCCGACGCAGCGTGCGTCTGATGATGCTCGAGATAATGGAACTTGAAATCAGACGGACCGAAATGCTCGCGCAAACGTTTCGGGTGTTTGAACATTCCGAGATAACTGTCCGAAACCTGAGCGACTCCACGATCCGCCCGCGCTTTGAACATCTCTTTCGAGACAAACGCCGCCTTCAGCGCCTGCATCGCCTTATGCCGGAGAATCCAAGGCTTCCAATAGTGTCCAACGTGTTCGACATCTTTCAGTTCGATGCCGGCAGTGTCGAGACAGAACCGAATCGCTTCATACGGAAACCCGCTGTGATGTTTTTTGCGCGAAAAGCGCTCTTCTTCGGCCGCCGCAACTATAACCCCGTCTTTGATCAAGGAGGCGGCCGAATCGCCCAGCGTTGTTAAACCCAAAATATACATAGGCTATTTCTTAAATCCGACCGCGCACCAATGTGGCATTTCATCGCTGAATTCAATTCTTTCAAGTCCGGCTCCCGACAGCATTTTCTCGATATCGATGCGTGTGAACCGAAATTCGAGCCGCGTACCGAACCGATCTAGCGCGTCCGTTCGGAGGGTGTAAAAGCTTTTGTCCCGGTAGTTTGCCAATGGAAAAAACGAAACGTCGAATCCGATCAACTCGGCAAATCCGGCAACTCGCGAAAACGGAACATAGATCGTGAGCGCAAGGACATCAGTCACGAAGTGCTTGATCCGTGCCGGCAGTGCCGCGATCATTCGGCGCAAGACATCCGAAATGAACCACAAGCCGCGAAACCAACCGGGTCGATTATCAAATGCATAATACAAGTAGATCAAAAACGGCGCGCCCGGCTTGAGTTTCGCCACGCACTGCCTGATTCCTTCCAACGGATCCGGAATATGATGCAACACTCCAAGTGAATAACCAAAATCCATCGATCCGTCAGGAAGAGGAAACTCGTCAACAGAGGCGTTGTGAAATTCGCAATTTGAACTTGAGCCCAAATTTCGCCGGGCGACTTCGAGGGCGTCTCGGCTCGCGTCGATGCAATGGAGCCGTCCAACTTGCGGCGCGACCGACTTCGCCCAACGCCCGCTGCCACAACCGAGGTCAAATCCGACCGCATCCGAATCAAGTTCGTCCCACGGAAAGATCCGGAAATAGCTGTCGAAGATCCTGAGCCGCTCGGTCTCGTCGAGATCCGACTGATCAAAGCGACTCCATTCCTCTCCAAACCCTTCTACGGTTTTGGCGTCGATGTTCGATGAACTCATCCGTCGCGTCGCTATTTGACGAGATTGCGTGCCGCCAATTCCGCCGTCGCGGAAAGCACGCGATCATCGGCGCTTTGTTTGCCAACCCATTCGAGCAGGGCCACGAGCCCGTCTTCGAGCGTAACTCCAGGATCATAATTCAAAAGGGTCCGGGCCTTCGAGATGTCCGAAACACAATGTCGAATGTCGCCTTCACGGTACTTCCCGACATACTCCGGCACAATGTCCTTTCCGAGTCCGCGTGCAATCATTGCAGCGATTTCGCCGACCGAAATCGGACGCCCGCTGCCAATATTTACCGGCTGATAGTCGGCCTTGTCCGTTTCGAGCGCAAGGAGATTCGCCTTTACTATATCGCTGACATGCACGAAATCGCGAGTCTGGCCGCCATCCTCGAAAATCATCGGCCGCTGATCATTAAGCAAACGCGATGAAAAGATCGCGCAAACTCCGGTATACGGATTTGAAAGCGCCTGACGAGTTCCGTAAACATTGAAATACCTAAGCGCAACGGTCGGAATCTTGTATGCTCGACCAACAGAAATACAATACTGTTCCTGATCCTGCTTGCTGACGGCGTAAACCGAGGTCGGAAACAGCGGCTTTTCTTCCGTCGTTCCGATTGATCTCAACTCCGATCCGCATTTTCCACATTTCAATTCCCATTCGTGGGCCGCGAGTTGTTCGCCGGAACGAAGTTCAGGATATGTCGTTTGATCGCAGCCGCAACAGACATACGCGCCTTCACCGTAAATCGACATTGACGATGCGACAACGAGTTTTCGGAACTGACCGGCTCGTTTGATCATCTCTTCAAGGACAACCGCCGTTCCTAGATCATTGGCCTTTACGTAGCGCACGATCTCGTACATTGATTGCCCGACGCCGACTTCAGCGGCTTCATGATAGACCACATCGATTCCGTCGAGCGCCTTTGAAACAGCGTCGGCATCACAAACGTCGGCACGAATAAACTCGGCGTGCCTGTTAATGTGTTCGGGAACTTTCCCGCCGTGAACCTGTTCCACGATTGAATCGAGAATTCGAACCCGATGTCCTTTCTCGACGAGTGCATCCACGAGGTGTGAACCAATGAACCCGGCACCGCCCGTGACAAGAATATTATGTTTTTCCATATGAACTACTAACGCGTTTCCCTACCACGGTCTTGAACAGTTCGGCGACGCGTGGCGCTTGTACATGAGCTGAATACTCCTGCTCGACCGTTCTTCTCCCTTCTCTTCCCAGACGAAGTCGAAGTTCTCGAGAATCCAAAAGCCGCTTCAGTTTCTCAACCCACTCAGTTTTGCTTGCGGCAAGAAAGCCGTTGATCCCATCTTTGATGATCGTCGAATTTACCCCGACCGGAGAACAGATTGTCGGAATTCCAAGCGCCATATATTGCAATGCTTTCAGACCGCATTTCCCCTTGCTCCAAGCATCGTCAGGCAGTGGCATAATACCAATATCAATATGCGATAAATCCGAAATCTCCGTTTCGGATCTCCACGGAACCGCTTCAGCGTTTATGCCTTCAATCTCGTAACTGCCCGTGCCGATTACACGGAGACGAAAATCCTTCTCACGAGAAAGTTCTTGAAGAACGTCGCGAATTGTATCGAGATGTTGGACGGTACTAAAACTGCCACTCCACCCTACAGTAAGTTGATCGAGATTTGTCGGTTTTTCGACAACGCGGTATTTTTGC contains the following coding sequences:
- a CDS encoding glycosyltransferase family 2 protein, translated to MKRDSNERMLSVIMPAYNEEATLAEIVGKVLELPHLHELIIVDDCSRDRTPEIAGKLAEGDSRVRYVRQERNGGKTEALKKGFELSTGEIVIIQDADLEYDPAEIADVIGPIIDGHADVVYGSRFMVKRAARVIYFYHYLANKGLTFLSNLLTNHNMSDVETCYKAFRGEIIRNMVITSSGFGFEIEVTAKIAKLKCAVYEVPISYYGRTYEEGKKIGVRDGVAALWYIAKYNLLVGLPASYRVRPKTISEARRELEG
- a CDS encoding polysaccharide deacetylase family protein, with the protein product MIFDDLLGFLTENFEIVGFRDLESVVTNRPLAILSFDDGYHNFIEYAIPLLEKHRLKANMNIIPACAESGIPIWNVRLYDFLNSTDRRVINSLEIPGFEKKLAGDSTSDRVNFGLAISSYLKNRPRSEREQIFEAIESTISQHEIRMTRMMDIKEIREVAGDHEIGVHSYSHESMAFESDEFFSADLAQCIGFFEEQLGSAVDIYAFPNGSYRESQLDILKMNGIRFPLLVDEDYSRRTGECFPRFTIYGNQRWEARFQALGINRDR
- the asnB gene encoding asparagine synthase (glutamine-hydrolyzing), whose amino-acid sequence is MCGIVGFVNNNGRAADRSAVERMNTAIVHRGPDDDGFYVNENVALAMRRLAIIDLAGGHQPMFNTDRSKVIVFNGEIYNFQELRADLEKLGDKFYTNSDTEAIVHLYDRYGADCISYLRGMFAFAIWDETDRSLFIARDRVGKKPLLYAHRPNGDLVFGSEFRALLEHPDVPRDVDYEAIDSYLTYLCVPAPQTAFAAIRKLEPGHWLRWKDGKVETKRYWLPDFSRKIKIDETEAIEETTRILKEATRLRMISEVPLGAFLSGGVDSSAVVALMAQLSDRPVKTFSIGFEEQDFSELKYAKRVAEHVGAEYNEFIVRPNALEILPTLVEHYGEPYADPSAIPTYYVSKETRNFVTVALNGDGGDESFVGYERHVAMRFAEYYRRLPEFLRRKLIEPSLTSIPSSTNFRSKFVRFQRFLRAASMSPSDRYVLWLSTFDAAGKEELYSNDLRSKTIGSIPHRFFAKYLDEPKGTGIVDTVLLTDLMNYLPNDLLVKVDIASMANSLEARSPFLDHKLIEFAASLPERLKQRGTETKTLLKKVAARLVPRDVIYRQKMGFAIPIKYWLGNELNDYTREVLLSEKAGQRGLFDPNVVERLIDEQKSDIKDNSWKIWTLLMLELWFERFIDQ
- a CDS encoding phospholipid carrier-dependent glycosyltransferase; protein product: MSTGTPGWGMNYLVALIYLVTGPNPLAAQSFCAVIGAATSPLVYICSMKIFHNRRVGKLAALLVAFLPAFIIWSGQLLKDGLIIFLLVLAMTMVIRLQKNFSYVAVAVLIFSLFGILSLRFYIFYMVAVSVAGSFIIGQSGSAKSMARGLILLVIMGVALTYLGVLRTATDNFEKFGDFERLQASRSDMAKRGDSGFGEDLDVSTAEGAVVALPIGLLFLMLAPFPWQATSLRQAITMPEMFVWWAMIPLIFTGLAYTIRHKLREAIPILIFTLMLTIAYSIFQGNVGTAYRQRTQIQVFLFMFIAVGWTLMQEKRENHRAARLAARQKQEAHLIKRGVEG
- a CDS encoding carbamoyltransferase, which produces MYILGLTTLGDSAASLIKDGVIVAAAEEERFSRKKHHSGFPYEAIRFCLDTAGIELKDVEHVGHYWKPWILRHKAMQALKAAFVSKEMFKARADRGVAQVSDSYLGMFKHPKRLREHFGPSDFKFHYLEHHQTHAASAFFVSPFDSAAILTWDGTGEDTTTLFCQGKGNKIKVLKRIKLPHSLGQFYSAVTNYIGFDMFAGDEWKVMGLAAYGKPKYYDFLRERVLKKNAGGGFEFDITVLDHHLAKHYQFPDAITNEIGPGRKKGEELTEHHWDIACSAQKVLEDTAIALVKDIKEMTGEENLCMAGGVAFNSVMNGRIFHETPFRNFYVHPAAGDAGCSLGAAYFVWHQKLGNPRSYVMNSAYWGPGFSHEQCQSALDAAGLEYETLPDEVLLPRVAKMISEGAIIGWFNGRMEWGPRALGARSFVADPRRADMREILNHKVKLREWFRPLAPSMLEEYGREIFGVEHHDPFMITVIQVAEEWKKKIPAVVHVDGTARPQMVNKAVNPRYWTLIDEFRKITGIPLLLNTSFNIQEPIVCTPENAINTFRNASFDALILENCLVIRRD
- a CDS encoding class I SAM-dependent methyltransferase, with translation MSSSNIDAKTVEGFGEEWSRFDQSDLDETERLRIFDSYFRIFPWDELDSDAVGFDLGCGSGRWAKSVAPQVGRLHCIDASRDALEVARRNLGSSSNCEFHNASVDEFPLPDGSMDFGYSLGVLHHIPDPLEGIRQCVAKLKPGAPFLIYLYYAFDNRPGWFRGLWFISDVLRRMIAALPARIKHFVTDVLALTIYVPFSRVAGFAELIGFDVSFFPLANYRDKSFYTLRTDALDRFGTRLEFRFTRIDIEKMLSGAGLERIEFSDEMPHWCAVGFKK
- a CDS encoding SDR family NAD(P)-dependent oxidoreductase — translated: MEKHNILVTGGAGFIGSHLVDALVEKGHRVRILDSIVEQVHGGKVPEHINRHAEFIRADVCDADAVSKALDGIDVVYHEAAEVGVGQSMYEIVRYVKANDLGTAVVLEEMIKRAGQFRKLVVASSMSIYGEGAYVCCGCDQTTYPELRSGEQLAAHEWELKCGKCGSELRSIGTTEEKPLFPTSVYAVSKQDQEQYCISVGRAYKIPTVALRYFNVYGTRQALSNPYTGVCAIFSSRLLNDQRPMIFEDGGQTRDFVHVSDIVKANLLALETDKADYQPVNIGSGRPISVGEIAAMIARGLGKDIVPEYVGKYREGDIRHCVSDISKARTLLNYDPGVTLEDGLVALLEWVGKQSADDRVLSATAELAARNLVK
- a CDS encoding glycosyltransferase; this translates as MANYDLVYVFRESALFGPAWFERLVARSGVPMVFDFDDAVFLAYKSPTNGYLSYLKFPGKTQTIIKCSAHVMAGNEFLADYSRRFNHNVTIIPTTIDTQKYRVVEKPTNLDQLTVGWSGSFSTVQHLDTIRDVLQELSREKDFRLRVIGTGSYEIEGINAEAVPWRSETEISDLSHIDIGIMPLPDDAWSKGKCGLKALQYMALGIPTICSPVGVNSTIIKDGINGFLAASKTEWVEKLKRLLDSRELRLRLGREGRRTVEQEYSAHVQAPRVAELFKTVVGKRVSSSYGKT